A window of the Mucilaginibacter sp. cycad4 genome harbors these coding sequences:
- a CDS encoding PAS domain S-box protein, giving the protein MKNNLLPDLFTLTAIFEGMEDAVLSHDLDYIILNCNPAAEKMFGCPAPALLGQNILTLIPESVRQEQLAILERVWSGERINHLYTVRSSKLQIDFPVSLTISPIRDEQGEVVGASHIMRDITDEKETEEKRGMLAAIVENSDDAIISKTLNGIITTWNGGAEKIFGYQERETIGKHISILIPRDRLAEEDIIIENIRNGNKVDHFQTVRLHKNGSAIDISLTVSPVKDRHGTIIGASKIARDITAAKNAETAIRHQAEKLKILNAIGKAISEKLDTESILQKVTDATTQITGAAFGAFFYNTINQDGEAHMLYTLSGAPKEAFEHFGMPRNTAVFHRTFSGEGVLRVDDITKDPGYGQNAPYFGMPEGYLPVVSYLAVPVISSSGNVIGGLFFGHPKAGVFLQEHEDFVVSLASQAAVALDNSRLFTEVKELSQKKDEFIALASHELRTPLTSMSGFLQLLERKVIDVNRPFVAKAITQLKKLNALINDLFDISKIQSGKLQFYFEEFDFTTLIKENLEAIREAYTSHEIYFDETGEMILEGDKMRLEQVLTNLVTNAIKYSPESDKIEVSVKKSETEIQVSVKDYGMGINKENISHIFSQFYRAKDVNRSITGLGLGLYITKEIIERHGGRIWVESEPRMGSTFSFVLPLKTQSGINAGLH; this is encoded by the coding sequence ATGAAAAACAACCTGTTACCTGACCTCTTCACCTTAACCGCCATTTTTGAAGGAATGGAAGATGCGGTATTGAGCCATGATCTTGACTATATTATTTTGAACTGCAATCCGGCTGCCGAAAAAATGTTTGGCTGCCCGGCCCCGGCGTTGTTAGGGCAGAACATCCTTACCTTGATCCCCGAAAGCGTCCGTCAGGAGCAATTGGCTATTCTTGAACGTGTATGGTCAGGTGAAAGAATAAATCACTTATATACTGTCCGCAGCAGTAAGCTACAGATTGATTTTCCGGTATCACTTACTATTTCCCCAATACGGGATGAACAGGGGGAGGTAGTTGGAGCATCTCACATTATGCGTGACATTACTGACGAAAAAGAGACGGAAGAGAAGCGGGGCATGCTGGCTGCAATTGTAGAAAACTCTGATGATGCCATTATTAGTAAAACCCTTAACGGGATCATCACTACCTGGAATGGCGGTGCTGAAAAGATTTTTGGTTACCAGGAAAGAGAAACTATCGGTAAACATATATCTATTCTTATTCCTCGTGACAGGCTGGCCGAAGAAGATATTATTATTGAAAACATCAGGAATGGTAATAAAGTTGATCATTTCCAAACTGTCAGGCTGCACAAAAATGGAAGCGCCATTGATATTTCCCTTACCGTTTCGCCGGTAAAGGACCGCCATGGAACCATCATTGGCGCATCAAAGATTGCCAGGGATATTACAGCCGCCAAAAACGCCGAAACAGCTATTCGCCATCAGGCGGAAAAACTGAAGATCCTGAATGCCATAGGGAAAGCCATTTCAGAGAAACTTGATACGGAATCTATCCTGCAAAAAGTAACGGATGCCACTACACAGATTACCGGTGCTGCTTTTGGCGCATTTTTTTATAATACCATCAATCAGGATGGCGAAGCCCATATGTTGTACACCTTATCGGGCGCGCCAAAGGAGGCTTTTGAACATTTTGGAATGCCCCGGAATACGGCCGTTTTTCATCGCACATTTAGCGGTGAAGGCGTATTAAGGGTAGATGATATAACTAAAGACCCCGGGTATGGACAAAATGCGCCGTATTTTGGGATGCCCGAGGGGTACCTGCCGGTAGTAAGCTACCTGGCTGTGCCTGTTATAAGCAGTTCGGGCAATGTTATTGGGGGCTTATTTTTTGGTCACCCGAAAGCCGGTGTTTTCCTGCAAGAGCACGAAGATTTCGTGGTCAGCCTTGCTTCCCAGGCGGCAGTGGCGCTCGATAACTCCAGGCTATTTACCGAAGTAAAAGAGCTGAGCCAGAAAAAGGATGAATTTATCGCTTTGGCCTCCCATGAATTAAGAACGCCCCTCACTTCTATGAGCGGTTTTTTACAACTGCTGGAACGAAAGGTAATTGATGTAAACCGGCCTTTTGTTGCGAAGGCAATAACCCAGTTAAAAAAGCTGAATGCCCTGATCAATGACTTGTTCGATATCTCAAAAATACAATCCGGAAAATTGCAGTTTTATTTTGAAGAATTTGATTTTACGACACTTATCAAAGAGAACCTTGAGGCTATTCGGGAGGCATATACATCACATGAAATTTATTTTGACGAAACCGGAGAAATGATTTTAGAAGGGGATAAAATGAGGCTGGAGCAGGTATTAACCAACCTGGTCACCAATGCGATCAAATATTCGCCGGAATCTGATAAAATTGAGGTGTCGGTAAAAAAGTCAGAAACTGAAATTCAGGTATCGGTTAAAGATTACGGTATGGGCATCAATAAGGAAAATATCAGCCACATTTTCAGCCAGTTTTATCGTGCAAAAGATGTAAACAGGAGCATTACAGGCCTGGGCTTAGGATTATACATTACCAAAGAGATCATTGAACGGCATGGGGGCCGTATCTGGGTAGAAAGTGAACCCCGGATGGGATCAACTTTTTCCTTTGTATTGCCGCTAAAAACCCAAAGCGGTATTAATGCCGGCCTCCATTAA
- a CDS encoding CHAD domain-containing protein, protein MKKKTERKYVVKTWRTMKRHLRSFVKNDEQEDLHRFRTGVKKLRALLILADSAAKDAVLEKRFKPVRKIFKQAGKIRNAYINQELGKAVSENADFIQEQQRIMKTTTRAFNADKDQHRAWLRKTRRRLLRRIRSISKLHLSLYYRQQLETIAAALNRPRFNEDLHTCRKQLKVLLYNYPLARPELDLAFNETYLDQVQAAIGDWHDNELAIALLLTTEDTRNSNGTLNGLKKQSAALKRRLTRLTRNFREQASSPLAAV, encoded by the coding sequence ATGAAAAAGAAGACGGAACGGAAATACGTAGTTAAGACATGGCGAACTATGAAACGCCATCTCCGCTCTTTTGTCAAAAACGACGAACAGGAAGATTTGCATCGTTTTCGCACCGGGGTAAAAAAACTGCGGGCGCTTTTGATCTTAGCAGACAGCGCGGCCAAGGATGCTGTGCTGGAGAAACGCTTCAAACCCGTTCGTAAGATCTTTAAGCAGGCCGGAAAAATCAGGAATGCTTATATAAACCAGGAACTGGGCAAAGCTGTTAGTGAAAACGCCGATTTTATCCAGGAACAACAGCGGATCATGAAAACTACTACCCGGGCTTTTAACGCTGACAAGGACCAGCACAGGGCCTGGCTCCGGAAAACACGCCGCAGGCTCCTCAGGCGGATCAGGTCAATCAGTAAACTGCACCTCTCCCTGTATTACAGGCAGCAACTGGAAACCATTGCTGCAGCCTTAAACCGTCCCCGTTTTAATGAGGACCTGCATACCTGCCGTAAACAACTGAAGGTACTGCTTTATAATTACCCCCTGGCCCGCCCGGAACTGGACCTGGCTTTTAATGAAACTTATCTTGACCAGGTGCAGGCAGCCATCGGCGACTGGCATGACAATGAACTGGCCATCGCACTTCTTTTAACCACTGAAGACACCCGGAATAGCAACGGGACGCTTAACGGACTAAAGAAACAGTCGGCCGCGCTTAAAAGACGGCTCACCAGGCTCACCCGGAATTTTCGCGAACAGGCAAGCTCCCCGCTGGCCGCAGTTTAG
- a CDS encoding DoxX family protein translates to MPLSTTLDQLHYQARGNKWMRLFAIFNRIVLAAGFIIAGTVKIIGERFASGLSANQPMGHYLEALHHTGYYYTFIGILQVAAAILLLIPRTRLLGALIYFPIILNICILAYALRFEGTRITTLMVLANLYLLGWDYDRLKYILPFKQDKKGSYPPQAEMRSNKFPFIFFGGVFATVVAVIVINQFVYDIRPGNSLIECNNGCAGNAKPEACKVFCDCVHNLGKPLDSCLAQYDKAPAEITRPPGAGNTNHSK, encoded by the coding sequence ATGCCCCTTTCTACCACACTCGATCAATTGCATTACCAGGCAAGAGGAAATAAATGGATGCGGCTTTTCGCTATTTTTAACAGGATAGTACTGGCGGCTGGTTTTATAATTGCCGGTACTGTTAAGATTATAGGTGAACGGTTCGCCAGCGGCTTATCGGCCAACCAACCGATGGGACATTATTTAGAAGCCTTGCACCATACAGGCTATTATTACACTTTTATCGGCATTTTGCAGGTGGCAGCTGCTATCCTGTTACTGATTCCCCGTACACGGCTCCTGGGCGCGCTAATCTATTTTCCTATTATCCTGAACATCTGTATACTGGCTTATGCCCTCAGGTTTGAAGGCACCCGCATCACTACCTTAATGGTACTTGCCAATTTATATTTGCTGGGCTGGGATTATGACCGTTTAAAATACATTTTGCCATTTAAACAAGATAAAAAAGGCAGTTATCCCCCCCAGGCAGAAATGCGGAGCAACAAGTTTCCGTTCATTTTTTTTGGAGGCGTTTTTGCAACCGTAGTCGCAGTAATAGTAATTAACCAATTTGTATATGATATCCGCCCGGGCAATTCGTTAATTGAATGCAATAACGGATGTGCAGGAAATGCCAAGCCCGAAGCGTGTAAAGTGTTTTGCGATTGCGTACACAACCTGGGCAAACCGCTGGATAGTTGCCTGGCCCAATATGATAAAGCCCCGGCGGAAATCACCAGGCCGCCAGGCGCAGGCAATACAAACCATAGCAAATGA
- a CDS encoding type II secretion system F family protein translates to MPSIDLSRYEPKKAPKPPKQGSESSLSALLNKDISFGSRELTDKKKEALYLELSSLLLAGINLKSSFELITTDQEKEKDKQLFSSIQEAVLKGVPFSHALEQTGKFSLYEVYSLQIGEETGKLTEVLGDLAKFYQNKIKQRRKIVSALTYPCVVLSTSLGAVFFMLKFVVPMFGDVFKRFGGQLPWITEKIISISQAMENNFYGFVMVIAVIAGLTWYSRKTERYRQFISALVLRLPLAGHIVQKIYLARFCNSMRLLINARLPLLRAIALSRQMIGYYPIESSLQKVEDDILKGKSLHQSLQQFKIYPAKMIQLLKVGEETNQLDYFFAKISEQYIDEVEYKTSTISSMMEPLIIIFLGLIVGVILIAMYLPMFQMSNSFQ, encoded by the coding sequence ATGCCATCTATTGATCTGAGCAGGTACGAACCTAAAAAAGCGCCAAAGCCACCGAAGCAAGGCAGCGAAAGCAGCCTGTCGGCCTTGCTCAATAAGGATATCAGTTTTGGCAGCCGGGAACTAACTGATAAAAAAAAAGAAGCCCTGTACCTGGAACTCAGTTCCCTGCTGCTGGCCGGCATCAACCTCAAAAGCAGCTTTGAGCTTATTACTACCGACCAGGAAAAAGAAAAGGACAAGCAGTTGTTCAGTTCCATACAGGAAGCCGTACTGAAAGGGGTGCCTTTTTCACATGCGCTGGAGCAAACCGGCAAATTTTCGCTTTATGAAGTTTACAGCTTGCAAATCGGGGAAGAGACCGGTAAGCTGACTGAAGTACTTGGGGACCTGGCGAAGTTCTATCAAAACAAGATCAAACAGCGCCGGAAAATTGTTTCCGCGCTTACCTATCCCTGCGTAGTATTAAGCACTTCATTAGGTGCGGTATTTTTTATGCTGAAATTTGTGGTACCGATGTTCGGCGATGTGTTCAAACGTTTTGGCGGTCAGCTGCCCTGGATCACCGAAAAGATCATCAGCATCTCGCAGGCTATGGAAAATAACTTTTATGGTTTTGTGATGGTGATAGCTGTTATCGCGGGTTTGACCTGGTACAGCCGTAAAACAGAGCGTTACCGGCAGTTTATTTCCGCTTTGGTACTGCGCCTGCCGCTGGCCGGCCATATTGTTCAAAAAATCTACCTGGCCCGTTTCTGTAATTCCATGCGCCTGCTGATCAACGCCCGTCTGCCCCTGCTGAGGGCCATTGCACTAAGCAGGCAAATGATCGGCTATTACCCGATCGAATCCTCCCTGCAAAAAGTGGAAGATGACATTCTGAAAGGAAAATCCCTGCATCAGAGTCTGCAACAGTTTAAGATCTACCCCGCCAAAATGATCCAACTGTTAAAAGTTGGCGAAGAAACCAATCAACTGGATTATTTCTTCGCTAAAATATCAGAACAATATATCGATGAAGTGGAATACAAGACCTCTACGATCAGCAGCATGATGGAACCATTGATCATTATTTTCCTGGGTCTCATTGTAGGTGTGATCCTGATCGCCATGTACCTGCCGATGTTCCAGATGAGTAATAGTTTTCAGTAA
- a CDS encoding type IV pilin protein has translation MKLPKLKSQKRLTAYTLTEILVVLVIIGILVLLVLPNLLPLITKAKSTEAKLQLNHLQVLEKNYFYEHSKYSKDLIELGFIQEKLSTEGKDAKANYRIEITNASNTGFTAKATAVVDFNGNGTFNVWEIDQDKNLKEVTPD, from the coding sequence ATGAAGTTACCTAAATTAAAATCACAAAAGCGGCTTACCGCGTACACGCTTACCGAGATCCTCGTGGTTTTGGTAATCATCGGGATATTGGTTTTACTGGTATTGCCGAACCTGCTTCCTTTAATTACGAAAGCCAAAAGCACTGAGGCTAAATTACAGCTCAATCATTTACAGGTATTGGAAAAAAACTATTTCTACGAGCATTCCAAATACTCCAAGGACCTGATTGAACTGGGTTTTATCCAGGAAAAGCTGAGCACGGAGGGAAAAGATGCCAAAGCTAATTACCGCATCGAGATCACCAACGCATCCAATACCGGATTTACAGCAAAAGCCACTGCTGTCGTCGATTTTAATGGTAACGGCACGTTCAATGTTTGGGAAATTGACCAGGACAAGAACCTGAAAGAAGTAACCCCGGATTGA